A single genomic interval of Gossypium raimondii isolate GPD5lz chromosome 11, ASM2569854v1, whole genome shotgun sequence harbors:
- the LOC128034671 gene encoding disease resistance protein RPV1-like produces MSSLPSTSSSIPRHKEYDVFLSFRGEDTRYNFTDHLYDALRRSGIVTFRDDPKLEAGEEIAPELFKAIQQSWCSVIVFSENYVFSGWCLEELAEIVKQKEENGHKVFPIFYGVDPSDLRKQKEKVEAAFAKHEERYKEDEAKIRRWRNALTEVANIKGWHSNNRHESEFIGDIVKRISAKLCQTYPIDHDELVGINPSLVELHSEIEIGEDDIRIIGICGMGGIGKTTIARVVYDQMSPHFEGKSFLADVREVSEKCGLVSLQKQLLSQILFDESFNFFNVHEGKTIISHRLSHKRVLVVLDDVDNLQHLKCLAGRRDWFGLGSRIIVTTRDEHLL; encoded by the exons ATGTCCTCTTTGCCCTCAACTTCCTCGTCTATTCCTAGACACAAAGAATATGACGTATTCTTGAGTTTTAGAGGTGAAGATACTCGTTATAACTTCACAGACCATCTCTATGATGCTTTGAGAAGGAGCGGAATCGTCACTTTCAGGGATGATCCAAAGCTGGAGGCCGGCGAAGAGATTGCACCTGAGCTCTTTAAAGCAATTCAACAATCATGGTGCTCAGTAATCGTTTTCTCGGAAAACTACGTCTTTTCAGGTTGGTGCTTGGAGGAACTTGCTGAGATTGTTAAACAAAAGGAGGAGAATGGTCATAAAGTATTTCCAATTTTCTATGGTGTGGATCCATCTgatttgagaaaacaaaaagagaaagttgAAGCAGCTTTTGCCAAACACGAAGAGAGATACAAGGAAGATGAAGCAAAGATCCGAAGGTGGAGAAATGCTTTAACTGAAGTGGCTAATATCAAGGGATGGCACTCAAATaatag GCATGAATCAGAATTTATTGGAGACATTGTTAAAAGAATATCAGCAAAGTTATGTCAAACATATCCAATTGACCATGATGAGTTAGTTGGAATCAATCCAAGCTTGGTTGAGTTGCATTCGGAAATAGAAATTGGGGAAGATGACATCCGTATCATAGGAATTTGTGGTATGGGTGGCATTGGCAAAACGACTATTGCAAGAGTTGTTTACGATCAAATGTCACCTCATTTTGAAGGTAAAAGCTTTCTTGCTGATGTTCGAGAAGTTTCAGAAAAATGTGGACTTGTTTCTTTACAGAAACAATTACTTTCCCAAATCTTGTTTGACgaaagcttcaattttttcaatGTTCATGAAGGGAAAACCATAATTAGCCACAGGTTGtctcacaaaagagttcttgttGTTCTTGATGATGTTGATAACCTACAGCACTTAAAATGCTTGGCTGGAAGGCGTGATTGGTTTGGTTTAGGGAGCAGAATCATTGTAACAACAAGAGATGAACATTTGCTCTGA